A stretch of DNA from Natrinema salaciae:
GCCGCTCGAACGTGGGCAAGTCCACCCTCATGCGCGAACTGACCGGCCACAGCTTCGACACCGGCGGCAAACCCGGCGTCACCCGGTCGCCCAACCACTACGACTGGGCCCCGGAGGATTTCGTCATCACCGACCTCCCCGGCTTCGGCTTCATGAGCGGCGTCGACGAGGACCACCGCGAGCAGATCAAGACCGAGATCGTCCGCTACCTCGAGGAGTACGCCGACAACGTCCTCGTCGCGATTCTGGTCGTCGACGGGAAGAGCGTCGTCGACATCATCGACCGCCACTCGGGTCCCGACGAGATCCCCTACGACGTCGAGATGTTCCACTTCCTGCGGGATCTGGGGATCCCCACCGTCGTCGCCGTCAACAAGATGGACAAGGTCGACGACGAGGACGAGCGCCTGAACGAACTCTGCGACCGCCTTGGCCTCTATCCCCCCTGGAAACAGTGGCAGGAGACCGTCGCCCCCATCAGCGCCAAACGGGGGCAACTCGAGCCCCTGCACGAGGCCGTTCGGAGCCACCTCCACGAGCAGAATCGGGACGACCTGTTCAAGTTCTTCTAACGAACTGTTGCGCTGCGGGCCGCCAAAAGCGGCCCTCGGCAAACTCCTCGAAAGAGCGCGCGGCGCTCTGTTGGACTGGGCGATTCCGTCGGCATCGCTTGCAGTCGGCGCGAAGCGGCGACGACCTCGCGGGCTCTTCGATCCCGCTCTGTTTCGATCAAAAGTACCGGTAGACGCTCCGCATCTTCCGAGCTCCCGTTCACTCCGGTCACGAGAACACGCCTCCCCGTTCCGAGCGCTTCGCGCTCTCCACGTCGGTCGTCGGCCCGCTCGCTCGGCCTTCGGCCTCGCTCGCGGAGAGTCTCGGGTAAACGCCTGCCCTTCCCCGGATCACGCGACTCTCGCAGTTGCTCGAGCCGCGCTCTCGGCCATCTTGCGTCGTGATCGTGCTCAAACGACGCGGTTGTGGAACGGCTCGCCGTCCGCGAGCCGGTCGACGTTCTCGCGGACGATATCGCCCGTGTCCCGGAAGTAGTCCCGCGTGTAGGCCGCACAGTGGGGTGAGACGATCACCTCGTCCATTCCCCACAGCGGCGAGTCCGCGGGCAGGGGCTCCTCCTCGAAGACATCCAGGGCCGCCCCCGCGAGGGCGTCGGCCTCGAGCGCGTCGATCAGCGCCGGTTCGTCGACGACCGCGCCGCGGGCGACGTTCACGAAGTACGCGTCCTCGCGCATGGCCGCGAACGCCTCGGCGTCGAAGAGGTGGCGGGTCTCGTCGGTCAGCGGCACCGTGACCACGACGAACTCGGCGTCGGCGATCGCCTCGAGCAGCCGGTCGTTCGCGTGAATTTCGTCGAATCCGGGGACCGGCTCGCCGGAGCGCCGGACGCCCGTCACGCGGACCCCGAGCCCGCCGAGGGTCTCCGCGACGCCGCGGCCGAGCGTCCCGGTCCCGACGACGCAGGCCGTCGATCCGGGGAGGGTGAAGGCCTCGTCCCACGCGGGGCGGTCCCACCGGCGCTCCTGCTGGTTCGCGACGTGATCGTGCAATCGGCGAGCGAACAGCAGGAGATAGCCCGCGACCGTCTCGCCGACCGTCCGGTCGTGGATCCCCGTGCTGTTCGTGAGCACCACGCCGCGGTCTTCGAAGGCGTCGAACGGGAACCGGTCGACCCCCGCCTGAATCGAGTGGACCCAGTCCACCTCGAGGAAGGCCTCGCGGTGCTCCATCGTGACGACCGCGTCGCAGTCGGCAATGTCGTCGTCGTCGATCACCGCGACGTCGATCGGCAGGTCGGCGAGATAGGCCGCTAACTCCGCCGGCGGGAACACCGCGTCGACTGACTCGTGAACGCCGAGTTGCTCGAGTTCGAACTTCATGGGCGTCGCTACGCACGTACGGTGGTTGAACGTTTGCACAGGGGAGATCGATTCGGGACGTGCCACAGTCGCGATGTGGCAGCCGTCGCTACGGCGATCAGAACGATGGTGGCTCAGTGAACGCTTTCATCACAAGGGGCTAAGCGGGGGTAACTCTCGTCATCGCCACCGTGTCGTCGTAGGCGTGTCGGACGCAAAAACCCCACGAACCGACCGACTCGCCATCGTCCGTATCGGACGCCTCGATAATGGTTAGATTTTTATCCCTATTCGAGAGGAACATTCGTACTGATGTCGACGAACGCTAGTGGTAATTCCCGTCCGGGTGGCGGCCTACTCGAACCATGACGGACGCCTCCGCTGACGGTTCCGGACGGACTGAGGAGTCGCTGGACGATTCCAGCCGGACTGCGGCCGCCGTTCGGGCCGACGCGGGCGACGGCAGTGACGATGAGGGCCACGGCAGTGGCGACGACAGTGACGGGCTTATTCACCACGTTTTGAACGGCGACGACGAGACGGCCATCTACGTCCGGGATATCGCGAGCGTCGTGGCGGTCGTTGCGGTCGTCGGCCTCGTTCTCTTCGGCATTAGCGGCGTCTGGCCGCCGCTGGTCGCCGTCGAAAGCGGGAGCATGGAGCCAAATATACACAAAGGCGACATGGTAGTCCTCGTTCAGGAAGACCGATTCGTCGGCGACGACCCGGTTGCGGAGACGGGACTCGTAACCGCCGAACGCGGTCGGGAAAACGGTCACGAAACGTTCGGGAGGGGCGGCGACGTGATCGTGTACGCGCCGAACGGGAATCCGGCTGAGACGCCAGTCATCCATCGCGTACACTTCTGGGTCGAGGAAAGCGAGAACTGGGTCGAAACCAGTGCCGATCCGGAGTACACGGGCGGTCGCTCCTGTGCGGAGATTCGGTCCTGTCCTGCACCCCACGACGGGTTCATCACGAAAGGTGACGGCAACTCGGGTTACGATCAGCTCGACGGTGAGCCGAAAACGACCGTCGTTCGACCCGAGTGGATAATGGGGAAAGCGACGTTCAGGATCCCCTGGCTCGGCAACATTCGGCTGCTGGTCGAGTCGCTGCTCAGTGTCGGAGCGGTCGGTTCGTAATCACGGCTCCCCCTTCATCTCGAGCCCGCGCAACTCCTCGGCCACGGCCTCGATATCGGCCGGCTCGAGCGCCCCTCGCTCGGTGACGATCTCGGTCACGCAGTCGGCCGGCGTCACGTCGAACGTCGGGTTCAGCACGTCGACCGACGCGTCGCCGTCGTACACCGCGGTTCGGTCGCCGGACTCGAGGTTCACCGCCGCTCGCGTCGAGACTTTGTCCGTCGCGGCGACGACGGACACCGGAACCCCCTCGCGGGCGGCGGCGACCGAGAGCGTTCGCGTCCCGGTCTTGTTCACCACCGAGCCGTCGGGGAGGACGGTATCCGCGCCGACCAGAACGCGATCGACGTCGTCGCTCGCGAGCACGTGCGCGATCGCCGCATCCGTGTGAACCGACACGCTGCCGTCGATCGTCCCGGACAGCCGTTCCGCGACGGTGATCCCCTCGCGGGCCGGTCGGGATTCCGCGACGAACACGCGCGAAGGGTTGCCGCCCTCGAGCGCATCGAGCACGGTCCCCGACCGCGAGAGGGTCGCGACGCTGCCCGCGAGGCGCTCGCTGGCGTTCCCCGCGGCGTCCGCGTCGGCCGCCAGAGCGCGATCGACGTTCGAGAGCGCCGATTCGAGGACGGCCGGCGCGCCGGCGACGGTCCCATCCCCCATCGCGTCGGCCATCACTCGGTTGACCCGGTTTCGGAGGACGGCCATCGACGGCCGCGCCTCGAGCAACCGATCGGCGAGTTCCGCGAGTTCGTCCCACTCGTCGTCGGGATCGGCGCCGAACGCGTCTCGTTCGGCGACGAGCAATCCGGCCCGATCGCGCAGCACCTCGAGCGCGCGCACGGACAGCGACGCGGCGCCGTGCTCGTCGTCGGCCGCGATCGACCGGACCGTCGGCGCGACGCGCTCGTAGGCGGTCCACAGTTCCGGGACCGTCTCCCGATCGTCGCCGACCGCCTCGAGCAGCTCGGTGGGGGCGACCCACTCGGCGGCGTCGTGTTCCTCGCTCAGTTCGACCTCGCGCGTCTCGCAGTCGAACAGGAACGGATGGACGACCCACTCGCGGTCGAGTTCCGGGTCCGTGAACTCGACCGGCCGTCCGGAACGAACGAGAGAGACGGCGTCTCCCTCGAGGCTCGTCTCCTCGCGGATTTCGACGCGAACCTGATCGTCAGGGGTCCCCTCCGCGAAGCCGGAGACGCCGCCCCACTGGCCCGTGTAGGTGCCGACCGAATCGCTCCGGCGGAGCAACAGAATCTCGCCACGATTCCGCAGGAAGGCGGTGACGACGTGGCTTGCACCAGCCTCGTCGCCGGCCTCGTCGCGGTCCGACGGTGAATCACTCATACTCGAGGGCACGACCGCTCGCGGGGAATCGCTTTCGGGACCGGACGCGAACCGGCTGCGCGGCCGACCCTCGGCAGGTAGCAGTGACCGGCTCCTGGCGTCTCGAGTGCGTGAGCTATACCCGTCTCGGGCCCCCTCCTGTCACCATGACACAGCGTGTGACGGTATCGTTAGACGACGACTCGGCCGCGGCCCTCGAGACGCTGGTCGCCGAGACGGGCGACGGCCAAAGCGGGGTCGTCCGCCGCGCACTGACCTTCTACGCCGCGAACGTCGACGCGGCCGACGAACGGCCGAGCGAGAACCTCGGGCGGTACTATCGAATGCTCTCCTCGGGGGAGCACGTCCTGCTCGATATCGACTTCCTGCACGCCTTCCTCGAGCACTGCTACGACGGCGGCGACCCCGACCCGTCGTTCGTCGAGGCGGCCGACCGCGTCTCGGCCTATCACGCCCACGAGTACGGTAGCCGGTTCGACGCGGTCGGCGATCTCCTCGAGTGGCTCTCCTTCTGCGGATTCCTCGACGTCCGCGAGGAGGGCGAGGGGGTCTATCACCTCGTCTTTCCCTCCGAGGCCGTCCGCTGGTT
This window harbors:
- the ddh gene encoding D-2-hydroxyacid dehydrogenase; the protein is MKFELEQLGVHESVDAVFPPAELAAYLADLPIDVAVIDDDDIADCDAVVTMEHREAFLEVDWVHSIQAGVDRFPFDAFEDRGVVLTNSTGIHDRTVGETVAGYLLLFARRLHDHVANQQERRWDRPAWDEAFTLPGSTACVVGTGTLGRGVAETLGGLGVRVTGVRRSGEPVPGFDEIHANDRLLEAIADAEFVVVTVPLTDETRHLFDAEAFAAMREDAYFVNVARGAVVDEPALIDALEADALAGAALDVFEEEPLPADSPLWGMDEVIVSPHCAAYTRDYFRDTGDIVRENVDRLADGEPFHNRVV
- a CDS encoding ribbon-helix-helix protein, CopG family, translating into MTQRVTVSLDDDSAAALETLVAETGDGQSGVVRRALTFYAANVDAADERPSENLGRYYRMLSSGEHVLLDIDFLHAFLEHCYDGGDPDPSFVEAADRVSAYHAHEYGSRFDAVGDLLEWLSFCGFLDVREEGEGVYHLVFPSEAVRWFMTRFIERSTVELPTEIELEGGVAKVIVTERATD
- a CDS encoding NUDIX domain-containing protein, translated to MSDSPSDRDEAGDEAGASHVVTAFLRNRGEILLLRRSDSVGTYTGQWGGVSGFAEGTPDDQVRVEIREETSLEGDAVSLVRSGRPVEFTDPELDREWVVHPFLFDCETREVELSEEHDAAEWVAPTELLEAVGDDRETVPELWTAYERVAPTVRSIAADDEHGAASLSVRALEVLRDRAGLLVAERDAFGADPDDEWDELAELADRLLEARPSMAVLRNRVNRVMADAMGDGTVAGAPAVLESALSNVDRALAADADAAGNASERLAGSVATLSRSGTVLDALEGGNPSRVFVAESRPAREGITVAERLSGTIDGSVSVHTDAAIAHVLASDDVDRVLVGADTVLPDGSVVNKTGTRTLSVAAAREGVPVSVVAATDKVSTRAAVNLESGDRTAVYDGDASVDVLNPTFDVTPADCVTEIVTERGALEPADIEAVAEELRGLEMKGEP
- the engB gene encoding GTP-binding protein EngB, with protein sequence MFDTRPDRGAEVALVGRSNVGKSTLMRELTGHSFDTGGKPGVTRSPNHYDWAPEDFVITDLPGFGFMSGVDEDHREQIKTEIVRYLEEYADNVLVAILVVDGKSVVDIIDRHSGPDEIPYDVEMFHFLRDLGIPTVVAVNKMDKVDDEDERLNELCDRLGLYPPWKQWQETVAPISAKRGQLEPLHEAVRSHLHEQNRDDLFKFF
- a CDS encoding S24/S26 family peptidase codes for the protein MTDASADGSGRTEESLDDSSRTAAAVRADAGDGSDDEGHGSGDDSDGLIHHVLNGDDETAIYVRDIASVVAVVAVVGLVLFGISGVWPPLVAVESGSMEPNIHKGDMVVLVQEDRFVGDDPVAETGLVTAERGRENGHETFGRGGDVIVYAPNGNPAETPVIHRVHFWVEESENWVETSADPEYTGGRSCAEIRSCPAPHDGFITKGDGNSGYDQLDGEPKTTVVRPEWIMGKATFRIPWLGNIRLLVESLLSVGAVGS